A stretch of the Snodgrassella alvi genome encodes the following:
- a CDS encoding P-II family nitrogen regulator → MKKIEAIVKPFKLDDVREALSDVGFSGMTVSEVKGFGRQKGHTEIYRGAEYAVDFLPKVKIELVLPDDRVEQAIETIVAAAHSGKIGDGKIFVLPVEEAVRIRTGEQNESAI, encoded by the coding sequence ATGAAAAAGATTGAAGCAATTGTAAAGCCGTTTAAACTGGACGATGTTCGGGAAGCCTTGTCTGACGTTGGTTTTAGTGGCATGACTGTATCTGAGGTGAAAGGATTTGGGCGCCAGAAGGGGCACACAGAAATATATCGTGGTGCGGAGTATGCAGTGGATTTTTTACCCAAGGTAAAAATTGAGCTGGTATTGCCAGATGATCGGGTAGAGCAGGCTATTGAAACTATTGTAGCTGCCGCACATTCGGGCAAAATTGGTGATGGTAAAATTTTTGTATTGCCAGTAGAAGAAGCGGTACGTATACGTACCGGTGAGCAGAACGAATCAGCTATTTAA
- a CDS encoding biotin transporter BioY: protein MITTLTQTHQPYLQQRYLITGWQYQLLATTIAALMMALSANISIPLQPVPLSLQSLAVLLTGAGLGRKLGVLAILEYLLLGACGLPFFAGGHGGINVLVSASAGYLYGFVVSAYLAGLAAERGYDRHFLSGLCAFALAHQIIFVFGVVYLAFYLHIGIYHAVELGYLPFAGFDLLKFFIASLIMFALWRHSGSLNH, encoded by the coding sequence ATGATTACTACACTGACTCAAACCCATCAACCTTATCTTCAGCAACGTTATTTAATAACAGGATGGCAGTACCAGTTACTGGCCACCACCATCGCCGCATTAATGATGGCTTTATCCGCCAATATTAGTATCCCATTGCAGCCAGTGCCATTATCCCTACAATCACTAGCAGTATTACTGACCGGTGCCGGCCTTGGGCGCAAGCTTGGTGTTTTGGCTATACTTGAGTATCTACTACTTGGTGCATGCGGATTGCCATTTTTTGCTGGCGGCCATGGCGGCATTAACGTACTGGTTTCAGCTTCTGCAGGTTACCTATACGGATTTGTTGTCAGTGCCTATCTGGCTGGACTAGCTGCTGAGCGAGGCTATGATCGGCATTTTCTAAGCGGCTTATGTGCATTTGCTCTGGCACATCAAATTATTTTTGTGTTTGGAGTTGTTTATCTGGCATTTTATCTGCATATCGGCATTTATCATGCAGTAGAACTTGGCTATCTACCCTTTGCCGGTTTTGATTTACTTAAATTTTTTATAGCCAGTTTAATCATGTTTGCCTTGTGGCGGCATTCTGGGTCACTGAATCATTAA
- the hslU gene encoding ATP-dependent protease ATPase subunit HslU produces MSTVVMTPNEIVHELDKHIIGQNQAKRAVAVALRNRYRRSKVAEPLQSEIVPKNILMIGPTGVGKTEIARRLARLANAPFIKVEATKFTEVGYVGRDVDSIIRDLIEIALKNIRSQTIAKNRDRAQDAAENRVLDALLPPPRTVGFAGEPQEAQPENHTRQKFRQMLRKGELDDKEIEVEIAATPSPAMSVMGPPGMEDFTNQLQDMFSNMGQGKTKAQKMKVSAAMKILLDEEAAKLISEDELREQAIKAVEQNGIVFLDEIDKIATDSNRHGGDVSRQGVQRDLLPLVEGTTVQTKYGMIKTDHVLFIASGAFHLSRPSDLIPELQGRFPIRVELKNLSVDDFKAILTSTNANLTEQYTALLATDDVKLQFTEDGIARIAEIAFQVNEKTENIGARRLHTVMEKLLEEVSFEAPAGDIAIDAAYVNARLQDIVEDEDLARYVL; encoded by the coding sequence ATGAGTACAGTAGTAATGACACCAAACGAAATCGTTCATGAACTGGATAAACACATTATCGGCCAGAATCAGGCCAAGCGCGCAGTAGCGGTCGCATTGAGAAACCGCTACCGCCGCAGCAAAGTTGCCGAACCATTACAAAGTGAAATTGTCCCGAAAAATATTCTCATGATCGGCCCCACCGGCGTAGGTAAAACCGAAATTGCACGCCGTCTTGCCCGTCTGGCCAATGCACCCTTTATCAAGGTAGAAGCTACCAAATTTACTGAAGTTGGCTATGTCGGCCGCGACGTAGACAGCATCATTCGCGATTTGATTGAAATAGCCTTAAAAAACATCCGCAGCCAGACCATTGCAAAAAACCGCGACCGAGCTCAGGATGCCGCAGAAAACCGCGTTTTAGATGCGCTACTACCTCCTCCACGCACAGTTGGCTTTGCAGGAGAACCACAGGAGGCTCAACCGGAAAATCATACACGGCAAAAATTCCGGCAGATGTTACGTAAAGGAGAATTGGATGATAAAGAAATTGAAGTTGAAATTGCCGCCACTCCTTCACCAGCCATGTCGGTAATGGGTCCTCCAGGAATGGAAGATTTTACCAACCAGCTGCAAGACATGTTTAGCAACATGGGTCAGGGTAAAACCAAAGCGCAGAAAATGAAAGTCAGCGCAGCGATGAAGATATTGCTGGATGAAGAAGCTGCCAAACTCATCAGCGAGGATGAATTACGTGAACAAGCCATCAAAGCAGTAGAGCAGAACGGTATTGTCTTTCTGGATGAAATTGACAAAATTGCTACAGACAGCAACCGCCATGGTGGCGACGTATCACGTCAGGGCGTTCAGCGCGACTTACTCCCACTTGTGGAAGGTACAACCGTTCAAACCAAATATGGCATGATTAAAACCGATCATGTGCTGTTTATTGCTTCTGGTGCATTTCATCTCAGTCGTCCCAGCGACCTGATACCAGAATTACAAGGCCGCTTTCCCATTCGCGTGGAACTGAAAAATTTAAGTGTGGACGACTTTAAAGCCATCCTGACCAGCACAAATGCCAATCTGACTGAACAATATACAGCTTTACTGGCAACAGACGATGTGAAATTACAATTTACCGAAGATGGTATTGCTCGGATTGCAGAAATTGCTTTTCAAGTGAATGAAAAAACCGAAAATATTGGCGCACGCCGCTTGCACACGGTTATGGAAAAGCTACTCGAAGAAGTATCCTTTGAAGCGCCTGCAGGAGACATCGCCATTGATGCAGCTTATGTTAATGCGCGTTTGCAGGATATAGTCGAAGACGAAGATCTGGCTCGATACGTACTATAA
- the hslV gene encoding ATP-dependent protease subunit HslV: MQQFDGTTIISVRRGENVAIGGDGQVTLGNTIIKGTARKVRKLYNNQVLAGFAGGTADAFTLIELFESKLQKHQGKLMLAAIELAKEWRTDRALRRLEAMLIVADKKNTLVITGNGDVLEPEQSIAAIGSGGAFAQSAARALMENTELEPEVVVKKSLEIAGDICIYTNQSHTIETL, from the coding sequence ATGCAACAATTTGACGGCACCACCATTATTTCCGTTCGGCGCGGCGAAAACGTCGCCATCGGTGGCGATGGTCAAGTGACATTGGGGAACACTATTATTAAAGGTACTGCACGTAAAGTACGGAAACTTTATAACAATCAAGTGCTGGCTGGATTTGCTGGCGGCACTGCCGATGCCTTCACACTTATAGAACTGTTTGAAAGCAAATTACAGAAACATCAGGGCAAGCTGATGCTGGCTGCCATTGAACTGGCCAAAGAATGGCGTACCGACCGCGCTTTACGCCGACTGGAAGCCATGCTGATTGTAGCCGACAAAAAAAATACCTTAGTGATTACTGGTAATGGTGACGTACTTGAACCAGAACAAAGCATTGCTGCGATTGGTTCCGGTGGTGCATTCGCTCAGTCTGCTGCGCGGGCACTGATGGAAAATACGGAACTTGAACCTGAAGTGGTGGTTAAAAAATCACTGGAAATTGCCGGTGATATCTGCATCTACACCAACCAGAGCCATACAATCGAAACTTTATAA
- a CDS encoding symmetrical bis(5'-nucleosyl)-tetraphosphatase yields MAQYVIGDIQGCLTEFQQLLNKLNFNPGTDTIWLTGDLVNRGPQSLATLRLVKQHDGCMQTILGNHDLHLLALHYGHGKLKRGDTISDILNAPDRTNLIDWLRQQPLYREEEDYVLVHAGIWPEWNCKQAQRLAVEVETVLQNNPQEFFARMYGNKPVRWNNNLNGDERLRFITNSFTRMRALTVDGAMDFDYKGMLGDMPSQLMPWFKAPARQNTDRTILFGHWSALGLYHQDNVVCVDTGALWGGSLTAYNLKNGSVVQTPSQTKLNFEN; encoded by the coding sequence ATGGCGCAATATGTGATTGGCGATATACAAGGCTGTCTGACTGAATTTCAACAGCTTCTAAATAAACTAAATTTTAATCCCGGTACCGACACTATCTGGCTCACTGGTGACTTAGTCAATCGCGGCCCCCAGTCTCTGGCCACATTGCGTCTGGTCAAACAGCATGATGGCTGTATGCAGACTATTCTCGGCAATCATGATTTGCATTTACTCGCATTGCATTACGGTCATGGCAAACTCAAGCGTGGCGACACCATCAGTGATATTCTCAATGCCCCAGACAGAACAAATTTAATTGACTGGCTACGCCAGCAACCTCTTTACCGTGAGGAAGAAGATTATGTGCTGGTGCATGCTGGTATTTGGCCGGAATGGAACTGCAAACAGGCACAACGGCTAGCGGTAGAAGTGGAAACCGTATTACAAAACAATCCGCAAGAGTTTTTTGCCCGTATGTATGGCAATAAACCTGTACGCTGGAACAACAACCTCAATGGCGATGAACGGCTGCGTTTTATTACTAACAGCTTCACACGTATGCGTGCACTTACCGTTGATGGCGCCATGGATTTTGATTACAAAGGTATGCTTGGTGATATGCCATCTCAGTTAATGCCATGGTTCAAAGCACCTGCGAGACAAAACACAGACAGAACTATTTTATTTGGCCATTGGTCAGCATTAGGACTGTACCATCAAGACAATGTTGTTTGTGTCGATACCGGAGCACTATGGGGCGGAAGTCTCACAGCTTACAACCTTAAAAACGGAAGCGTGGTACAGACACCAAGTCAAACAAAGTTAAATTTTGAAAATTAA
- a CDS encoding RidA family protein gives MSKTIIHTDKAPAAIGAYSQAVRAGDTVYLSGQIPLVAETMQVVAGGFAEQAHQVFKNLQAVAQAAGGNLNDLVKVNAYLTDLSNFATFNEIMAQYFTAPYPARAAVEVSALPKGVLVEAEAILVLEK, from the coding sequence GTGAGCAAAACCATTATTCATACTGATAAGGCACCCGCTGCTATCGGCGCATATTCGCAGGCTGTCCGTGCAGGGGATACAGTATATCTGTCTGGACAGATACCCTTGGTAGCAGAGACCATGCAAGTTGTTGCAGGCGGCTTTGCTGAGCAGGCTCATCAAGTATTCAAAAACCTACAGGCTGTAGCACAGGCAGCCGGTGGTAATCTGAATGACCTGGTGAAAGTAAACGCCTATCTCACTGATTTAAGCAATTTTGCCACCTTCAACGAAATTATGGCGCAATACTTTACTGCACCCTATCCAGCTCGTGCCGCGGTAGAAGTATCTGCGTTACCTAAAGGCGTACTGGTAGAAGCTGAAGCTATACTAGTATTAGAAAAATAA